Below is a genomic region from Candidatus Palauibacter polyketidifaciens.
CAAAGACCCTAAACCATTGCAGTATATGCAAGTTGCGAAATATCCGCAGAATAGCTCTGCTATTCTCCCTCGTCGCTCCTTGTCAGGCGAGCGCCTCGCCGCTCTCGGCGCTGACGCAGGGTTTTGCCACGGACTGCTAGTCTCCGAGCAGGTCCAGGATCGCGGACTTCGAGATCAGTTCCGAGAAGACGTGCGGCGTCTGGTCCGGACGGTAGAGCACGTAGAAGGGGATGCCGTAGCGGCCGAAGTCGGCCAGGTAGCGGCTGATCGAATCGTCGCGCCGCGTCCAGTCGGCCCGCATGGCGATGACGTCGTATCGCTCGAACGCCCCGGCCACTTCCTCCGTCTCCAGGAAGAGCGTCTCGTTGATCTTGCAGGTGAAGCACCAGTCCGCCGTCACGTCGACGAACACGTAGGTGCCCTCCGCCGCGAGTTGCTCGGCCCGCTCGCGGTCGAAAGGCTGCCAGGCGATCAGCCGGTCCTCCGGCGCGACGCCGATCATCGACGGACCCGCTTCGGATCGCCCCGCGGCCACCGTGGAGACGGCCACAACAATCAGCGCCGCCGCGGCAAACCCGGCGAGGCGGCGCGCCGCCCGCCCCCGCTGCGACCGGCTCGCGAGCCAGATCGCGAGGGCCACGGCCAGCAGCCCGATCTCGAAGAAGGCCACGCGCGGCGCCGACACCAGCCCCGACATGACGAAGAGGAGCCACACGAGCGTCGCCGCGAGCAGGAACCCCATCACCACGCGGAAGGTTGCCATCCACGCCCCCGGCCGCGGCAGCACCCGCCCCGCCGCCGGGAACGCCGCCAGGAGCAGGTACGGAGATGCCATCCCGGTGCCGATCGCCCCGAACATCGCGGCCGTGGTGACCGAGTCCTGCGTGAGCGCGAAGCCGAGCGCCGTCCCCAGGAAGGGGGCGGAGCAGGGCGTCGCCATCAGCGTGGCGAAGAAGCCGGTCACCAGGTGACCCGCGAGCCCCTCGGACGGACCCGCCGAGCCCACCTTCGCCAGCGTCCCCGGGAGATGGATCTCGAACAGTCCCCACATGTTGAGCGTGAAGAGCAGGATCACGACCGCGAGCGCCCCAACGAACACCGGCTCCTGGAACTGGATCCCCCAGCCCACCGCGACGCCCGCCGCGCGCGCCCCGATCGCCGCCCCCGCCAGCAGCAGGAAGGAGAGGACGATCCCCGCCGCCGTGGCGAGGCTCCCCGTCGTGAGCGCGCGCCTGCCCCCCTCCGCGCTCTTCATCAGCCCGAACACCTTGAGCGACAGCACGGGCAGCACGCACGGCATCGCGTTCAGGATCAGCCCGCCCAGGAAGCCCAGGAGCACGAACCAGAGGAAGCCTCGTCCCGCGCCCCCGATCTGCGAGGCGCCGCCGCCCGTCCCGGCTTCCGCCGCCGCGAAGAACTCCGGGTTCGCGACTTCGCCTCCGGCGTCGATCGTCAGTCCCACCGTGGCCGGCGTCGTCACCGGCGCGAGGCACATTTTGTCGTCGCATGCCTGGTAGGTGACGTTCGTCCGGATGGGGTACGTGCCGGTCGCCGCTCCCGCCGGCGTCGGCAGCACGGCCCGGATGAAGATCTCGCCCTCGTACACGGAGATGGCGGTGGGCGCGAACTCGAAGCGCTTCATCTCGCCCGCGGGATAGCGAGGCGTCTCCGGCGCCGGCCAGTCCGGCGGCGCCTCGATCTCGATCTCCGTCGCGATCAGGTAGTCGTAGGTCGGCTCGTAGCTGTTCGTGTGCCAGCCGTCCTCGATGGTGAGGCGCACCGCGAGGTCGGCGGCCTCGCCGGCGAGGTAGGCGGTGCGGTCGAGGGCGACGGCGATGTCTCCCTTCTCGAGATCGAACGCCCCCTGCCGGGGAAGCTGCGCCGCGCCCGGGTCCGGGAGGAGTGATCCGGCGAAGGCGGCGATCAGCGCCGCGCGCGCCGGCCACGAGCGCCGCCCTTCGCCGTGTCCGTCTCCGGCAGTCCGTAGTAAAAGCCCTGTCGCTGTCCTGCCTCTCGAACCGACCGTCATTCGTCCCGATCCCCCGAACTTGAGCTTCCGACCCACCGGCCGGGAAATTAGCCGCCCGGCCCCCGCGTCAAAACACCCGCCACCCCCGTGGCGATGGACGTCCGCGATGGACGTCCGCGATGCCCCCCCGATTGACGCCCCCGTTTACGGCGAACCACACTTGAAGGAACGAGGAACGTCCCGCGACACCGAAACCGGAGGCCGACATGAAACGCTGGGGTCTGCTGCTGCTGAGAGTGAGCACGGGGTGGCTGCTGGTGATGTGGGGGCTCGACAAGTTCGTCAACGTGGAGCACGGCCAGCGCGTGGCCGAGAGCTTCTATCTCGGGATCGGCTCGCAGGCGGTCGTCCAGAACGTGTTCGGCGGTCTGGAGGTCATCCTCGGTCTGTTCGTGGTGGCGGGCCTGTTGAGGAAGTGGGCGTACCCGGCGGCGTTCGTCGTCCTCCTCATCACGGCGCTCGCCGTGTGGCGGTCGATCCTCGATCCGTGGGGCTGGTTCCTCGAGGGATCGCAGGTCCTCTTCTATCCCTCGATCATCGTTCTCGCCGGCGCGATGGTCCTGTGGGGCACGATGGATCAGGACGAGCTGACGGTCGACGCCCGTATGGGCTGACCTGCTCGACCCGTCCCGGCGCGTTTCGAGGCGACGCGCCGGGCGGGTCGGGAATCAGCCGTGCTCCGGCTCGGGCCGGTGGACCCTGCCGAGCCGCCACATGCCGACGGCGACCAGCACCGCGACGATCGGCAGGCCGGCCGCCCCCGTGAGGACGATCAGCGAGGCCATCACGAAAGCGACCGCTGCGGCGATGAGGCCCGTGAGGAGCCAGCCGCCGAGCACGACCATGATGCCCGTCACGCGCTGCCCGCCGTCCGTGAGCGTCCAGGTTCGGTCCCCGAAAGAGGCGCCCATCGCGGCCATGAACGTGATGTACGTCGTCGACAGGGGCAGCCGGTTGGCAGTGCCGATGGAGATGAGCAGCGCCGCGACGGTCAGATTCACGCTGGCGCGCAGCAGGTCGTACGGAGGATCCTGCGGGTCCGGCGGGGGCGGCGCGGTCTGCGTCTCGATGTGCTCCCGGATCCTGCGCGGCGTGAGGCGCTTCGCGAGGAGGAAGCCGGAGTATCCCCAAGTCGCAATCGACGTGCCCAGCTTGCTGTCACGGAAGCGCTGTCGCGTATGGCTCTGCGCGGCGAGCCGGATCTCCGTGTCCGTCACGCGACGCGCCTTCCGGGACCGGGTGAGCGCCACGGCCATGATGATGCCTGCCGCCAGCAGCGCCCACGGCGGCGTAGGCACCCGGCCGGAGAGGTCGACCCCTTCCACGAGCACCGCCTGGAAAGCCGCGACCGACGGTCCGATGAAGTTGACGAGGTCGTTACCGGCGAATGCCATGGACAGCGCGCCCGTGCCGGTGAGGACGATGACGCCGACCACCGTCCTGGGCCGCTGCCGCAACCCGAGCGCAAACGCGCTCGACAGGACGAACACGCCGACGAGGATCAGGGCGATCTGCTCGCGCAGCATCGTCATTGTCTCCTCACCGAGAAGCGCGGCGCCCTGCAGACCCTTGAACAGCACGAAATAGGCCATCGCCGAGAACGAGACGCCGGTCCAGAGCCAGCCCCAGCGCGGAAAGCTCTCCTTAAGGTCGAATCCGTACAGGATCCGGACCAGCCACATGATGCCGGCCGCGCTCACGAAGGCGGTGATCACGGAGAGGAAGATCGCGGTGTAGATGCCGAGCACCGGCCCGGTGTTGATGACTGCCAGCGCCTCGCGGAATCCGCCCGGCGTGGTCCAGAGAGCGACCGCAATCGAGGCGCCCACGAGTTCCGACACGATCGACACCGTCGTGCTCGTCGGCAGCCCGAAGGTGTTGAACAGGTCCAGGAGAAGGACATCCGCTGCCATGACCCCGAGATAGAGCGCGAGGATCGAGGTCAGGATGATCGTCCCGTCCACGTTGGTGAAGAAGCTGGGGTCGAACACGCCGCGCCGCGCCACTTCCATGAGGCCGCTCGATGTGAACGCGCCGAGGAGGATCCCGATCGTGGCGATGATCATGATGAGGCGCCGCCGCGCCACCCGGGACCCGAACGCCGAGTTCAGGAAGTTCACCGCGTCGTTCGCGACCCCGACCCAGAGGTCGAAGGTGGCGAGTCCGAGAATCAGAAGCAGAGCAATCGTTTCGAACAATGGATCAACGCCTGGCTGGGGCTGCGGACGTCCGGACCCGGTGTCACCGCGAGGTGCTGCGCGGTGCTTGCAGCGCCAACCCTAAACCGATTTCGCCACGGGGCAAGCGTCGTGACGAGACTGTTACCTCAACGGCCTCCAGCCTCACCTTCGCCCAGTCGATCTGCGGCCTCCGGCGCCTCCCCGCCGTCCCGCCTCAGGAGCCGTCGCGCCGCCTGGATGTCGGCCCCGTCGGAGCGCTCGGCAAAGAACTCGGCCGTATACTGTTCCTGTCTTCGCGTCATGTTGGTATCCTCCGAAAATCACAATCCGAACGTGGGCACAACCTAATCAGACCCCAGGAGCTGAAATGCGGGTTCCCCCATTCCTGATGGAGCGGTGGCAGTCGACGTTCGAGCACCGCGTGGACTACAACCTTTCCGAGAGCGGCGTGCACCCGCTGACGCTGTCGGAACTGCTGGAACTCATCGACCTGGACCCGGGCGGCGTCCGCCTGGAGTACGGACAGAGCGACGGGTCGGATCCGCTCAAAGCCGTGCTTGCGGACCTGTACGAGGGCGCCGTTCCCGAGAACATCATCGTCACGACCGGCGGGGCCGAAGCCAACTATGTCGTGCTCTGGAGCCTGGTGTCAGCCGGGGACCGGGTCGTGGCTCTGGAACCGACCTACGGCCAGACGCCCGGACTGGCGCGAGGACTGGGCGCGGACGTCGTCTCGTGGAAGCTCGATGAAGCGCGTGGCTGGCAGCCTGCGCCGGGAAGCGCCGCGGAAGTCATCACGCCCGGGACGCGTCTCGTCATCGTCACGAATCCGAACAACCCGACGGGAGCCGTCCTCACCGGCGCGGCGATGGACGAAATCGTCGGCGCCGCCGAGGCGGTCGGGGCCTGGATTCTGGCGGACGAAGTCTATATCGGTGCGGAAGTCGAGGGCCCGGAGACGCCGAGCTTCTGGGGCCGCTACGACCGGGTGATCGTGACGGGCTCGCTCTCGAAGGCGTACGCGCTGCCGGGGCTCCGGCTCGGCTGGATCACCGCGCCGGCGCATATGCACGAAGAGTTCTGGGGCCGGAAGGACTACACGACGATCACGCCGGCCACGCTCTCGGACGTCGCGGCGCGCCGCGTGCTGAGCGCCGATGTGCGCCCCCGCGTGCTCGAAAGGACTCGCGGGATCATCCGCACCAACGTCTCCCGCGTCACCCGGTGGCTCGACGACCGCGGGGACCTGTTCTCGTACCGGGCCCCGGATGCCGGCGCGATCTGCTACGTGCGCTACGGCCTCGATATCAACTCGACGGAGCTGGCGGAACGGCTGCGGGCCGAGAAGGGTGTCCTTGTCGTCCCCGGAGACCACTTCGGGATGGACCACTACCTGCGGATCGGCTTCGGAAACCCGGCCGCGGAACTCGACGAGGGGCTCGACCGGGTGGCGGCCCTTCTCGAGGAGGCCTGCGCCGCGGTGGCATAGGGAAACGACAAGGGGTTCCAGGGTGCTGGCGACGGTCGAGATCGAAGTCAAGCTGACGGGAAGCGCGGCCGAGCTGTCCGCGGCGTTCGACGACCTGGGCGGACCCCGCCCGACGCGCGAACGACTGCTGACGGTCTACTACGACACGCCGGAGGGCCATCTCCGGCGTCGCGGTTTCGCCGTCAGAATCCGGAGCGGAAGCGGCTTCCGGGAACTCACGCTGAAGAGGGATGAGGGGGACGGGCTGACCCGCGGCGAGTGGACGTCGCGCCTTCCGCTCGCGACCCGCGAGGATCAGACGCCGCGGGCCCTTCGACTCCCTCCCGACGCTCCCGTCAACGACCTCGGGATCGCGGATGCCGGCGCGCTGCGCCCCACCTTCCTGACGGACATCGAGCGCACGAAGAAGGAGGTCCGGACGGGCGACGCCCGGGTGGAGGCGTCGCTGGACACGGGGCGGATCTCGGCGGGCGAACGCGAGGGGCGGATAGCCGAACTGGAGTTGGAACTGCTGAGC
It encodes:
- a CDS encoding DoxX family membrane protein, with the translated sequence MKRWGLLLLRVSTGWLLVMWGLDKFVNVEHGQRVAESFYLGIGSQAVVQNVFGGLEVILGLFVVAGLLRKWAYPAAFVVLLITALAVWRSILDPWGWFLEGSQVLFYPSIIVLAGAMVLWGTMDQDELTVDARMG
- a CDS encoding inorganic phosphate transporter; its protein translation is MFETIALLLILGLATFDLWVGVANDAVNFLNSAFGSRVARRRLIMIIATIGILLGAFTSSGLMEVARRGVFDPSFFTNVDGTIILTSILALYLGVMAADVLLLDLFNTFGLPTSTTVSIVSELVGASIAVALWTTPGGFREALAVINTGPVLGIYTAIFLSVITAFVSAAGIMWLVRILYGFDLKESFPRWGWLWTGVSFSAMAYFVLFKGLQGAALLGEETMTMLREQIALILVGVFVLSSAFALGLRQRPRTVVGVIVLTGTGALSMAFAGNDLVNFIGPSVAAFQAVLVEGVDLSGRVPTPPWALLAAGIIMAVALTRSRKARRVTDTEIRLAAQSHTRQRFRDSKLGTSIATWGYSGFLLAKRLTPRRIREHIETQTAPPPPDPQDPPYDLLRASVNLTVAALLISIGTANRLPLSTTYITFMAAMGASFGDRTWTLTDGGQRVTGIMVVLGGWLLTGLIAAAVAFVMASLIVLTGAAGLPIVAVLVAVGMWRLGRVHRPEPEHG
- a CDS encoding thioredoxin family protein, translating into MTVGSRGRTATGLLLRTAGDGHGEGRRSWPARAALIAAFAGSLLPDPGAAQLPRQGAFDLEKGDIAVALDRTAYLAGEAADLAVRLTIEDGWHTNSYEPTYDYLIATEIEIEAPPDWPAPETPRYPAGEMKRFEFAPTAISVYEGEIFIRAVLPTPAGAATGTYPIRTNVTYQACDDKMCLAPVTTPATVGLTIDAGGEVANPEFFAAAEAGTGGGASQIGGAGRGFLWFVLLGFLGGLILNAMPCVLPVLSLKVFGLMKSAEGGRRALTTGSLATAAGIVLSFLLLAGAAIGARAAGVAVGWGIQFQEPVFVGALAVVILLFTLNMWGLFEIHLPGTLAKVGSAGPSEGLAGHLVTGFFATLMATPCSAPFLGTALGFALTQDSVTTAAMFGAIGTGMASPYLLLAAFPAAGRVLPRPGAWMATFRVVMGFLLAATLVWLLFVMSGLVSAPRVAFFEIGLLAVALAIWLASRSQRGRAARRLAGFAAAALIVVAVSTVAAGRSEAGPSMIGVAPEDRLIAWQPFDRERAEQLAAEGTYVFVDVTADWCFTCKINETLFLETEEVAGAFERYDVIAMRADWTRRDDSISRYLADFGRYGIPFYVLYRPDQTPHVFSELISKSAILDLLGD
- a CDS encoding aminotransferase class I/II-fold pyridoxal phosphate-dependent enzyme → MRVPPFLMERWQSTFEHRVDYNLSESGVHPLTLSELLELIDLDPGGVRLEYGQSDGSDPLKAVLADLYEGAVPENIIVTTGGAEANYVVLWSLVSAGDRVVALEPTYGQTPGLARGLGADVVSWKLDEARGWQPAPGSAAEVITPGTRLVIVTNPNNPTGAVLTGAAMDEIVGAAEAVGAWILADEVYIGAEVEGPETPSFWGRYDRVIVTGSLSKAYALPGLRLGWITAPAHMHEEFWGRKDYTTITPATLSDVAARRVLSADVRPRVLERTRGIIRTNVSRVTRWLDDRGDLFSYRAPDAGAICYVRYGLDINSTELAERLRAEKGVLVVPGDHFGMDHYLRIGFGNPAAELDEGLDRVAALLEEACAAVA